The Caldalkalibacillus salinus nucleotide sequence AAGAAAAAAGGCAAGATAGAATAGAAGGATTAAAAAACGTTGATACGTTACTACGTCATAGCTGTATGACTATTCTTTTGTACTGGACTTTCCAAAAAGCACTATATGATCAGCATTTAATGGGGGTGTCTCTCAGTACCATTGGGTTAGTCCCTTTCAAAGATTTGTTTTACAGAAAACAACTGACGTAACACCAGAATAAATAGAATGGTCGTGTATGATAGACAACCGACTTTGACTTTGCCATCATTTAACTTTTCATTGCGAAGTGCTTAACGCTTCTTTATGATGAGTTTAGGTATTGAGTGAAGATGACTTCGACAAGAATAACAGGAGGGGAAGAAATTGGAGAGTAACAAGTATATCAAACCTTTTATGATTTTCGTTTCCGCGGCTTTAGTGGTGAGTTTAATCGTTAATTTCAATCTATTATCTAGAGTAGGTGAGATAGAAAATAGCGTGTATTCTCTGTCTAACAACCAACATAACATGATCACTGACATCAATGGTCAATCGGGACAAATCCGTCATGTATTAAATGAATTCAAAGAGGAACAGAGCTGGCTCGGCCAGATCGAAAGGAATGTCAATATGGACGCGATAGACCAGGGTCAAGTGGCGCTAAGCTATACATGGCAGGTCAAGGAGCTGCAACCTGGTTCGGAAGTCGTCTTCCATTATGCTTACGGTCAGTCTGATGAGTTCACCTCTCTTCCAGCAGAAGAGCTCCAACAAGGGCTGTTTCAAGTAAACCTTCCGTTAGAAGTGGACATGGAGCCCCGATGGGAAATTTATCAGTATACGGTGAACAGGAGCGATCAATCACATGCGGTTGAAGAACAGGAGGTGTTTGCAAAAGAAGAGGTGATTAAAGAACGGGATGAGACTGCTCTCAGGTACTTTGTATCTGTCACCAATGATGACATGGTCAGGAGTGGAGATATGCAAAAAGAACATTTAGATCATTTGGGAACGAGTAAATATGGGCATATCCAAACGGATATCCACCTGGATGAGGAGAACTTTGCCGTTAACCTCGAACATTATACTGATTCAATGCAGAGGATCGAAGAGGCTTCTCTTTTAATGTATGAGGATAATACATTGATTTCAGAGCAAGAAATTGAAAGGGATGAGCATAGGTCACCTGATGAGCACTATCAATTCTTCCGATTGGAACAGCAGAAGCGGGATGACCAGGCGCGTCATGTGATCAAAGTCCGCTACAGTGATGGTGAAACGTTTGAAAAAGAAATTTAACTACAAGGTTAGTGTTTAGGAAAAATGACTGGAAGTATAAAGGGGACAACTGAAGAAGAACTAGCAGATGTGTATTATGTTGTATCATTGGCAAATGCTTATGATATTCATTCTTGAGAAAGTGAATAAAATTAAAAAATAATAGTTCTGTTATGTTTGGTCGTATTTTTAAGTTCATGTGGGGAACCGAATAAAGATCCAAAGATAACTTACACCCTTGGAAATACTTCATCATTAACGGAATCGGAGCATCAATTAAACGGGGACTTTAAGATATCAATGGATAAAAGTAATTATACACTCAGTGATTCCATTACATATACAATTACCAATAATACAGATATAGAATATTATGTTATTAGTAATGAAATAACCCTTGAAAAAAAAGTTAATAACACATGGAAAAAAGTAATTTTTAATATTATTCCAATAGAAGATGGGCAAGAAATCGATAAAGTAACTAAGGAAAATCCATTTTATTCTGAAACTAGACCATTAGACGAATGGTTAACAGTAGGAACATTTAGAATAGTGCGTATCATTTCAAAGGACCGTGATATTAATACCGAAGATATTATATTACTCAGCTCTGAGTTCACGATAAAGTAATTTTCATTAGATTTAGGCTGCTTGAAGAAGGCCAGTCACAAGGAGAATTTCTATGAAGAAAAATATAATTATTATCATCTTAAGCAGTTTATTAATTTTGTTATCTGTTTATATGCTTGTAAGTAAAAAGGTTGAGCATGAAGAAATATTAATAGAAGATGCTCCGTCGTCAATTCAAGATACTATCCGAGAAGATGATAACAAATTAAGGTTTAGTATATTTCATGATGAAACTAATACATACATCTACTATAAAAGCGATCATTTTCCAAATGAATATATCACAACCTACTTAGATTTAGAGATTAAAGGTGGCAAGTACATTGTTACCGCAAGTGTTAGAAACGCAACAAACGATGGTTTTGTTAGTTACGAAAAGCTAATTAAAGTTGGGAAGCTAGTTGATAAAGATATAGTATTGGTAGAAGACGTAGATAAGACAAAGATATATTAAAAATTGATTATCGCTAATCAATTAAATATTAACTTCTAATCGCGTTCAAGTATGAAGATCCATGGCAACCTCTCAACAAAGAGGCCGGCGA carries:
- a CDS encoding immunoglobulin-like domain-containing protein, which produces MDKSNYTLSDSITYTITNNTDIEYYVISNEITLEKKVNNTWKKVIFNIIPIEDGQEIDKVTKENPFYSETRPLDEWLTVGTFRIVRIISKDRDINTEDIILLSSEFTIK